The Oryctolagus cuniculus chromosome 5, mOryCun1.1, whole genome shotgun sequence genome includes a region encoding these proteins:
- the LOC100349085 gene encoding RLA class I histocompatibility antigen, alpha chain 11/11: MAPRTLLLLLAGALTLTQTRAGLHSMSYFYTAVSRPGLGEPRFITVGYVDDTQFSRFDSDAENPRVEPRAAWMRQVDPGYWDRETQISKDNAQTYRVNLNTVRGYYNQSAADSHTFQTMFGCEVWADGRFFHGYRQYAYDGADYIALNEDLRSWTAADAAAQITQRKWEAAGVAERYRAYLEGECVEWLRRHLEMGKETLQRADPPKAHVTHHPASDKEATLRCWALGFYPAEISLTWQRDGEDQTQDTELVETRPGGDGTFQKWAAVVVPSGEEQRYTCRVQHEGLPEPLILTWEPPAQPTALIVGIVAGVLGVLLILGAVSLL; this comes from the exons ATGGCGCCTCGgaccctcctcctgctgctcgcgggggccctgaccctgacccagaCCCGGGCGG GCTTGCACTCCATGAGTTATTTCTACACCGCCGTGTCCCGGCCCGGCCTGGGGGAGCCGCGCTTCATCACCGTGGGCTACGTGGACGATACGCAGTTCTCGCGCTTCGACAGCGACGCCGAGAACCCGAGGGTGGAGCCGCGGGCGGCGTGGATGCGGCAGGTGGACCCGGGGTACTGGGACCGAGAGACTCAGATCTCCAAGGACAACGCTCAGACCTACCGCGTGAACCTGAACACCGTGCGCGGCTACTACAACCAGAGCGCGGCCG ACTCTCACACTTTCCAGACGATGTTTGGCTGCGAGGTCTGGGCGGATGGGCGCTTCTTCCACGGGTACCGGCAGTACGCCTACGACGGCGCCGACTACATCGCCCTGAACGAGGACCTGCGCTCCTGGACCGCGGCGGACGCGGCGGCGCAGATCACCCAGCGCAAGTGGGAGGCGGCGGGTGTGGCTGAGCGCTACAGGGCCTACCTGGAGGGGGAGTGTGTGGAGTGGCTACGCAGACACCTGGAGATGGGGAAGGAGACGCTGCAGCGCGCAG ACCCGCCCAAAGCCCACGTGACTCACCACCCCGCCTCTGACAAGGAGGCCACCCTgaggtgctgggccctgggcttctACCCCGCGGAGATCTCACTGACCTGGCAGCGGGATGGGGAGGACCAGACCCAGGACACGGAGCTCGTGGAGACCAGGCCTGGGGGCGACGGAACCTTCCAGAAGTGGGCGGCTGTGGTGGTGCCTTCTGGGGAGGAGCAGAGATACACGTGCCGTGTGCAGCACGAGGGGCTGCCAGAGCCCCTCATCCTGACatggg AGCCTCCTGCTCAGCCCACCGCGCTCATAGTGGGAATTGTTGCTGGAGTTCTTGGAGTTCTTCTGATCCTGGGAGCTGTGTCGCTGTTATGA
- the LOC138849685 gene encoding RLA class I histocompatibility antigen, alpha chain 11/11-like, translated as MELWELISPQNPMMKSLAPRTLLLLLPGALVLTETREGSHSMLYFETAVSRPGLGEPRFISVGYLDDTQFVRFDSDAENPREEPRAAWMRQVDPGYWDRNTQIYKDNAQTYRVDLNTLRGYYSQNAAGSHTIQRMYGCEVGADGRFLRGYQQDAYDGADYIALNEDLRSWTAADTAAQITRRKWEAAGAAEQDRAYLEGTCVEWLRRYLEMGKETLQRGDPPKAHVTHHPASDKEATLRCWALGFYPAEISLTWQRDGEDQTQDTELVETRPGGDGTFQKWAAVVVPSGEEQRYTCRVQHEGLPEPLTLRWEPPAQSTALIVGIVAGVLILGAMVPVVMRWMRTRRRQSSGRRGEGGV; from the exons ATGGAGCTATGGGAACTGATTTCCCCCCAGAACCCTATGATGAAGTCCCTGGCGCCTCGGACACTCCTCCTGCTGCTCCCGGGGGCCCTGGTGCTGACCGAGACCCGGGAGG GCTCGCACTCCATGTTATACTTCGAAACCGCCGTGTCCCGGCCCGGCCTGGGGGAGCCGCGCTTCATCTCCGTGGGCTACTTGGACGACACGCAGTTCGTGCGCTTCGACAGCGACGCCGAGAACCCGAGGGAGGAGCCGCGGGCGGCGTGGATGCGGCAGGTGGACCCGGGGTACTGGGACCGGAACACGCAGATCTACAAGGACAACGCTCAGACCTACCGCGTGGACCTGAACACCCTGCGCGGCTACTACAGCCAGAACGCGGCCG ggtctCACACCATCCAGAGGATGTATGGCTGCGAGGTCGGGGCGGACGGACGCTTCCTCCGCGGGTACCAGCAGGACGCCTATGATGGCGCTGACTACATCGCCCTGAATGAGGACCTGCGCTCCTGGACCGCGGCGGATACCGCGGCTCAGATCACCCGGCGCAagtgggaggcggcaggtgcggCTGAACAAGACAGGGCCTACCTGGAGGGCACGTGCGTGGAGTGGCTGCGCAGATACCTGGAGATGGGGAAGGAGACACTGCAGCGCGGAG ACCCGCCCAAAGCCCACGTGACCCACCACCCCGCCTCTGACAAGGAGGCCACCCTgaggtgctgggccctgggcttctACCCCGCGGAGATCTCACTGACCTGGCAGCGGGATGGGGAGGACCAGACCCAGGACACGGAGCTTGTGGAGACCAGGCCTGGGGGCGACGGAACCTTCCAGAAGTGGGCGGCTGTGGTGGTGCCTTCTGGGGAGGAGCAGAGATACACGTGCCGTGTGCAGCACGAGGGGCTGCCCGAGCCCCTCACCCTGAGatggg AGCCTCCTGCTCAGTCCACCGCGCTCATAGTGGGAATTGTTGCTGGAGTTCTGATCCTGGGAGCTATGGTCCCTGTTGTGATGAGGTGGATGAGGACAAGGAGGAGGCAGAGctcaggaaggagaggggagggtggggtcTGA